Below is a window of Mycolicibacterium rhodesiae NBB3 DNA.
TTGACCCGCCTGGTCGGCGGGCCGTCGCACCGACTGGACTTAGTGGGAGCCGCGCCGGGCGAGCGAAGCGACGGGAGATAGGGATGTACATAGAACTGACCCCGGAACAGCGGCAGCTGCAAGCCGAACTGCGGCAGTACTTTTCGAATCTCATCTCCTCCGAGGAATACAAGGAGATGGAGAGCGACCGCCACGGCAAGGCTTACCGTGCGGTGATCAAGCGGATGGGTTCCGACGGCAAACTCGGCGTCGGCTGGCCCAAGGAGTTCGGCGGCCTTGGCTTCGGACCCATCGAGCAGTCGATCTTCGTCAACGAGGCACACCGCGCCGACGTGCCGCTGCCCGCGGTCACCCTGCAGACCGTGGGGCCGACGCTGCAGCAGTACGGCACCGAGTTGCAGAAGAAGAAGTTTCTGCCCGGGATCCTCGCCGGCGAAATACATTTCGCGATCGGATACACCGAGCCGGAGGCAGGTACCGACCTCGCATCGCTGCGCACGACCGCGATCAAGCAGGGCGACGAATACATCGTCAACGGCCAGAAGGTGTTCACCACCGGCGGCCACGACGCCGACTACGTCTGGCTGGCCTGCCGCACCGATCCGGAAGCCGCGAAGCACAAAGGCATCTCGATGCTGATCGTCGACACCAAGGATCCCGGTTACTCGTGGACGCCCATGATCCTGTCCGACGGTGCGCACCACACGAATGCGACCTACTACAACGATGTTCGGGTGCCCGCCGAGATGCTGGTCGGTGAGGAGAACGGCGGCTGGCGTCTGATCACCACGCAGTTGAACAACGAACGCGTGATGCTCGGTCCCGCAGGCCGATTCGCCTCGCTGTACGACCGGGTCCACACCTGGGCCTCCAAGCCCGGTTCCAACGGCGACACCCCACTCGACCACGACGATGTCAAGCGGTCGCTGGGTGAACTCAAGGCCATGTGGCGGATCAACGAATTGCTGAACTGGCAGGTCGCCGCATCCGGCGAGACCATCGATGTCGCCGACGCCGCAGCCACCAAGGTATTCGGCACCGAGCGCATCCAGTACGCAGGCCGCCTCGCCGAGGAGATCGTCGGCAAGTACGGCAACCCGGCAGATGCCGACACCGCCGAACTTCTCGAATGGCTCGACTCGCAGACGAAACGCAATCTGGTGATCACGTTCGGCGGAGGTGTCAACGAGGTGATGCGGGAGATGATCGCTGCGGCGGGACTGAAGGTGCCGAGGGTTCCCAGGTGAGCGTCTCCGACATTCAAGCTGCGGCCGAAAAGGTCAAGGCAGAAGGTAAGAGCAAGCCTCGCACCGGGCGTCACCCGGTCAACCAGCCGATGATCGACCACTGGCTCGATGCGATGGGCGACCAGAACCCGATCTACGTCGACGACGCGGCCGCCAAGGCGGCAGGTCATCCCGGCACCGTCGCACCGCCCGCGATGATCCAGGTCTGGACCATGATGGGGCTTGGCGGCAACCGGCCCGACGACGATCCGCTTGGCAAGATCCTGGGCCTGTTCGACGACGCGGGCTACATCGGCGTCGTCGCGACGAACTGCGAGCAGACCTACCACCGCTACCTGCGCCCCGGCGAGGAGGTCAGCGTCTCGGCCGAGCTTACCGACGTCGTCGGCCCCAAGCGCACCGCGCTGGGCGAGGGTTTCTTCATCACACAGAAGATCTCGTGGACAGTCGGTGATGACGTAGAAGAGCCTGTCGCCGAAATGATGTGGCGCATCATGAAATTCCGGCCTGCCGAGCAGGATGCGGCCAGTGCCGCGGCGTCGGTGCCCGACGACCTCGACGCGGATCAGATGATGCGACCGGCGTCCTCGCGCGACACGAAGTTCTTCTGGGACGGTGTCAACGCGCATGAACTGCGCATCCAGAAGCGCGGTGACGGCAGTCTGCAGCATCCGCCGGTGCCGGCGCTATGGCAAGCCGCCGATCATGTACCTGACACCCCGACCGACTATGTCGTGGCCTCCGGCAAGGGCACGGTGTTCAGCTTCGTGGTGCACCACGCCCCGAAGGTGCCCGGCCGCACCCTCCCCTTCGTCATCGCGCTCGTCGAACTCGAGGAGGGTGTGCGGATGCTCGGCGAGCTGCGCAATGTCGACCCGTCGACCGTGAAGATCGGAATGCCCGTCCGCGCAATGTATATCGACTTCCCCGAAGGGGACTCGGGGCCGGCCTGGACCAACTACGCATGGGAGCCCGCAGAGTGAGCGCACCTGGGTCTGATGTCGCCGCCGGAGCGGCTCCGGAAATCGAGGTGGGCACCAAGCTGCCCGAGCTGTCGCTGTACGGCGACCCGACGTTCATCGTGTCGACGGCGATCGCCACGCGTGACTACCAGGATGTCCACCACGACCGGGACAAGGCGCAGGCCAAGGGCTCCAAGGACATCTTTGTGAACATCCTCACCGACACCGGCCTCGTCCAGCGCTACATCACCGACTGGGCTGGGCCCAACGCGATCATCAAGACGATCGGGCTGCGACTCGGCGTGCCGTGGTACGCCTACGACACCGTCACCTTCTCCGGTGAGGTCACTGCCGTCGAAGACGGTGTGGTCTCACTCAAGGTGACCGGCAGCAACAGCCTCGGCGATCATGTGATCGCCACCGCGACACTGAGTTTCGGAGGGAATGCCTGATGCCGGGTCCGTTGTCCGGTAAGGCGGCGATCGTCGGGATCGGCGCCACCGACTTCTCCAAGAACTCCGGTCGTAGCGAACTTCGGCTGGCGTCCGAAGCCGTGCTGGATGCGCTGGAGGACGCGGGTCTGACACCGGCCGACGTCGACGGCATGGTCACCTTCACCATGGACTCCAACACCGAGGTGTCGATCGCGCGCGCGACCGGCATCGGGGAGCTGAAGTTCTTCTCCAAGATCCACCACGGCGGCGGCGCGGCCTGCGCCACGGTTCAGCAGGCGGCGATCGCGGTGGCTACCGGTGTCGCGGATTGCGTTGTGGCATACCGGGCTTTCAACGAACGGTCGGGTATGCGATTCGGCCAGGTGCAGATGCGCCTCGTCGAGAACGCCGACAGCACCGGCGTGGACAACTCGTTCTCATATCCGCACGGCCTGTCGACCCCGGCCGCGCAGGTGGCGATGATCGCGCAGCGCTACATGCACTACTCCGGGGCGACGAGCAAGGACTTCGGCGCCGTATCGGTGGCCGACCGCAAGCACGCTGCCAAGAACCCGAAGGCCTACTTCTACGAGAAGCCGATCACGATCGAGGATCATCAGAACTCGCGGTGGATCGCTGAGCCGCTGCGGTTGCTCGACTGCTGTCAGGAGACCGATGGTGGTGTGGCGCTGGTGATCACGTCCGCCGAACGGGCCAAAGACCTCAAGCACCGCCCGGCCGTGATCGAGGCGGCGTCGCAGGGCTCCAGCCCCGACCAGTACTCGATGACCAGCTACTACCGATCGGAGCTTGGCCTACCGGAGATGGGCCTGGTCGGTCGGCAGCTCTGGGAGCAGTCGGGTCTGAAGCCCACCGACATCCAGACCGCGATCCTCTACGACCACTTCACGCCGTTCACCCTGATCCAGTTGGAGGAGTTGGGGTTCTGCGCGCCGGGTGAGGCGAAGGACTACATCGCCGACGGCGCGATCGAGATCGGCGGCCGGCTGCCGATCAACACCCACGGCGGTCAGCTCGGCGAGGCGTACATCCACGGCATGAACGGCATCGCCGAAGGTGTCCGGCAGTTGCGCGGAACCTCGGTGAACCCGGTGCCTGACGTGGAGCACGTGCTCGTCACAGCGGGGACCGGGGTGCCGACGTCGGGACTGATCCTCGGCTGATCCGGCGACGTGTCAGGCCGGAACGAACTCCACACCTGCGAGTGCCACGGCGTTGTCGCGTTCGGGTGCGGTGACGACGGCGGCGAAGCCGTCGCCCTCTTTCCAGATGCTCGCTTTCAAAGTCTCACCGGGGAACACAACGCCCGCGAACCGGGCGCCGTAGCTGCCCAGCCGGGCGGTATCGCCGTCCAGCAGGGCATCGACCATCGCCTTGCAGGTCATGCCGTAGGTGCACAAGCCGTGCAGGATGGGCCTCGGAAATCCTGCGGCGGCGGCGAACTCGGGATCGGAATGCAGCGGGTTGCGGTCACCGCACATGCGGTACAGCAGCGCCTGCTGCGGCGACGTGGCGATGGACAGCTCGAAATCCGGATCACGCTGGGGCGGCTCCGAGGACGTCGAGGGGCCGCGTTCGCCGCCGAAGCCGCCCTCGCCGCGCGCGAAGATCGACCGCTTCTGCTTCCACAGGACCGTGCCGTCCGGCGCGGAAACCGTGGTCTCCGACCAGATCACCGCGGCCTTGCCCTTGTCCCAGATATCGGTGAAGCGGGTGACCGCGATTCCAGTGCCCGACGGCGGGATCGGTCCCGGCGCCGAAACCGCCTCGCTGGCGTGCAGCACCCGCGACAGCTCGATGTCGATGCCGGGGAACTTCACCGCTGGGGGCTTGGTGTCGTGAAACGTTGCCGCGACATTCCCGAAGGTCGGAAGCACCTGTGGGGTGTCGTCGGTCAGATAACGCAACTCACGCGGGTCCATCGGATCGGAGCCTGCGCCTAGTCCGAGATGGTAGAGCTGGATATCGCTACTGCTCCACGAGAATTCGTTGGGCGGAAGCTCTGCGCCGAGCGCCTCGTCGAGATTGATGGGCATTAGTTCTTCCCCGCTATGTGCAGTGCTGCCAGGTATCCGAACGTCATGGCGGGGCCAATCGTCCCGCCAGGTCCCGGATAGGTGTGTCCCATGACCGGTGAGCTGACGTTACCCGCCGCGTAGAGCCCCTCGATGATCGATCCGTCGTCGCGCAGCGCGCGTCCGTGGACATCGGTCCGGACGCCACCCTTGGTGCCCAGGTCGCCGGGCACCATCTTCGCCGCGTAGAACGGCGCCTGCTTTATCTCGCCGAGGTTGGGATTCGGCTTGTTCGTCGGATCGCCGTAGTAGCGGTCGTATGCGCTCTCGCCGCGTTTGAAGTCCTCGTCCTTACCGGACCGCGCGAAACCGTTGAAGCGCTCGATCGTCGCGGTCAGCGCGTCGACGGACAGCCCGGTCTTCTCCGCCAGTTCCGCGATGGTGTCGGCCTTGACGATGACGCCGGATTCGATCCACTTCTTCGGGATCCGCTGTCCGGGTTGCAATCCCGCGAAGATGTAGCGGTCGCGGTAGGTCTGGTCGAAGACCAGCCACGCCGGGATGTTCTCGCCCGGACCCGGCCCCTGGCCGTACTGGCCGCCGTACATGTGGTGGCAGGCCTCGACGTACGGCATCGACTCGTTCATGAACCTCTTGGCGGCCATGTTCACGATGATCGAGCCGGGGGAGTTGCGTTCGGAGAGCGCGAACCACGGCGCGTCCACCAACGGAACCGTCGGCCCCCACCAGGCGTCCTCCATGATCTCCAGCGCAGCGCCCAGCTTCTCGGCGGCCAAGATCCCGTCGCCGGTATTGGCCTTGGCGCCGACCGTCCACTCGGTGGTGATCGGGGCGCGCTGATACTTCACCCGCATCTGCTCGTTGTGTTCGAAACCGCCCGACCCGAGGATCACGGCACGGCGGGCCCGAATGAGTTGCGGCTCAGCCTCGGCGGAATCGCGGGCATCGACAACATAGATGCCGCGCACGACACCGTCCTCGACGTACAGGTCGGTGAGCGCGGTGTTCAGCTGGACCGGGACGCCCGCCTTCTGCAGCCCGATGCGCAGCGGCGCGATCAGGGCGCGGCCCATGCCGACGAGGTTCTTGCGGGTGGCGTTGGCCCACACCGAGCGCACGCCGACCTTGATGCTGCGCAGGACACCGCGCGGGTGGCGCTTGAGCTGGTTGAGCCGCACGTAGTCCTGCTGCATCACCACCATGTTCAGCGGCACCTTGCCGTACGGCGGTTCGAGGCCCTTCTCGTCGGGGCCCAGCTTGCGGGCGTTGAACGGCTTCGGCTCTATCGACCGTCCCGCAGGCCGGCCACCCGGCGTCTCGGGGTAGTAGTCGGAGTAGCCGGGCACCCAGCACATCTTCAGCGGTGAGTTCTTCAGCACGAACGACAACATCTCCGGTCCGCGCTGAAGATAGGTGTCGATCTTCTCCGCGGGCACCACATCACCGATGATCGTGTGCAGGTACGTGCGCGCTGCTTCGGCGGTATCAGAGACGCCGTCGCGCTTGAGGACCTCGTTGTTCGGAATCCACACACCGCCACCTGACCGCGCAGTGGAACCGCCGTAGTGCGGAGCCTTCTCGACGACTACTGTGGAAAGTCCCTGGTGGGCGGCGGTGAGGGCGGCAACCATGCCGGCGGCGCCGCTTCCCACCACGACGACGTCATACTCCTGACCAGTCATGTAGAACACGTTATAGAATTGCCCGGCCGCAGGACAACTGCGCCGGTCGAACAAACGAGGGGACTTCGCAAAAATGCTGCCCGTTGAGGTGCGCGAACAGCTCGCAGCCGACCTGGCCCAGGCGGAGCGCAGCCGCGTGCCCATCACCCCGCTGACCGACGCCCAGCCCGATATCGACGTCGTGGACGCCTACGAGATCCAGCTGATCAACATCCGTCAGCGGGTGGCCGAGGGCGCGCGGGTGATCGGGCACAAGGTCGGCCTCTCGTCAGAAGCCATGCAGAAGATGATGAACGTCGACGAGCCCGACTACGGGCACCTGCTCGACGAAATGCAGGTCTACGAAGACAAACCGGTCAAGTCGGACCGGTTTCTGTACCCGCGGGTGGAGGTCGAGGTCGGGTTCATCCTCGCCGACGACCTGCCCGGCGCCGGTTGCACCGAGGACGACGTCCTCGCGGCGACCGCCGCGTTCGCCCCGGCGATCGAGCTCATCGACACTCGCATCACCGACTGGAAGATCAAGCTCTGCGACACGATCGCCGACAACGCGTCGTCGGCGGGCTGGGTGCTGGGCGAAGCCCGGGTGTCGCCCAAGGACGTGGATATCACGGCCATCCGCGCCGTTCTCTCCAACAACGGCGACGTCGTCGCGGAGGGCCGCAGCGATGCGGTGCTCGGAAATCCGGTCACGGCGGTGGCGTGGCTGGCGCGCAAGGTGGAGAGCTTCGGGGTGCGGTTGAAGGCTGGTGACATCGTGCTTCCGGGGTCGTGCACGCGTGCGATAGATGCACCCCCGGGCAGCAATTTCGTCGCGGACTTCGCCGGGTTAGGTTCAGTCCGCCTGAGTTTCGAGTAGTAGGGAAATCACCATGCCGCAGAAATCTTCTGTCGCGATCGTCGGGTCCGGAAACATCAGCACCGACCTGCTGTACAAACTGTTGCGCTCGGAGTGGCTCGAGCCGCGCTGGATGATCGGCATCGATCCCGCGAGCGAAGGCCTCGCCCGTGCACGCAAACTCGGCCTGGAGACGTCGCATGAGGGTGTCGACTGGCTGCTGGCCCAGAGCGAAAAGCCGGACCTTGTCTTCGAGGCCACCAGCGCCTATGTGCACCGTGACGCCGCGCCGCGATACGCCGAGGCCGGTATCCGCGCCATCGACCTGACCCCCGCAGCCGTCGGGCCCGGCGTCATCCCGCCCGCCAATCTGCGCGCCCACCTCGATGCGCCGAACGTCAACATGGTCACCTGCGGCGGTCAGGCCACCATCCCGATGGTGTACGCCGTGTCGCGCGTCGTGGATGTGCCCTACGCCGAGATCGTGGCATCGGTGGCGTCGGCGTCGGCGGGTCCCGGAACGCGAGCCAACATCGATGAGTTCACCAAGACCACCAGTGCGGGCGTGGAGGTCATCGGCGGCGCCAAGCGGGGCAAGGCGATCATCATCCTGAATCCCGCCGATCCGCCGATGATCATGCGCGACACGATTTTCTGCGCGATCCCCGAGGACGCCGATCACGACGCGATCACCCAGTCGATCAAGGACGTAGTAGCCGAGGTTCAGACCTACGTACCCGGCTATCGCCTGCTCAACGAGCCACAATTCGACGAACCGTCGATCGTCAACGGTGGAAACCACGTCGTCACCACATTCGTGGAAGTGGAGGGTGCGGGCGACTACCTGCCGCCCTACGCTGGAAACCTGGACATCATGACAGCCGCGGCCACCAAGGTCGGCGAGGAGATCGCAAAGGAAAGCCTTTCCGCGACTGCCGGAGGAGGCCAAGCATGACAAGCGAGAAGCGCAGCGGATCGCGCATCAGCGGAGTCGACGAGATCTACTTCAACCCGATGTGGGACATCCGAATGACGGACACGTCCCTGCGCGACGGCAGCCATCACAAGCGGCATCAGTTCACCAAGGACGAAGTGGGGGCCATCGTCGCGGCGCTGGACAGCGCGGGTGTGCCGGTCATCGAGGTCACCCACGGTGACGGGCTCGGCGGGTCCAGCTTCAACTACGGGTTCTCCAAGACCCCCGAGCAAGAGCTCATCAAGCTCGCCGCCGAGACGGCCAAGGAATCCAAGATCGCCTTCCTCATGCTGCCCGGCGTAGGCACCAAGGAGGACATCAAGGAGGCGCAGAACAACGGCGGTTCGATCTGCCGGATCGCCACCCACTGCACCGAGGCCGACGTGTCGATTCAGCACTTCGGCCTGGCTCGCGAACTCGGTCTGGAGACCGTCGGCTTCCTGATGATGAGCCACACCATCCCGCCGGAGAAGCTCGCCGCACAGGCCCGCATCATGGCCGACGCCGGCTGCCAGTGCGTCTACGTCGTCGACTCCGCCGGTGCGCTGGTGCTCGAGGGTGTCGCCGACCGGGTGTCGGCGCTCGTGGCTGAACTCGGCGACGACGCGCAGGTCGGCTTCCACGGCCACGAGAACCTGGGCCTCGGCGTCGCCAACTCCATCGAGGCGGTGCGGGCGGGTGCCAAGCAGATCGACGGGTCGTGCCGCCGGTTCGGCGCCGGTGCGGGCAATGCGCCGGTCGAGGCGCTGATCGGCGTGTTCGACAAGATCGGCGTCAAGACCGGCATCGACTTCTTCGACATCGCCGACGCCGCCGAAGAGGTTGTCGCACCCGCGATGCCGGCCGAGTGCCTGCTCGATCGCAACGCGCTGATCATGGGCTACTCCGGGGTGTACTCGAGCTTCCTCAAGCACGCCATCCGCCAGTCCGAACGCTACGGCGTTCCCGCGCATCAGCTGCTGCACCGCGCAGGTCAGCGCAAGCTGATCGGCGGGCAGGAGGACCAGCTGATCGACATCGCGCTGGAGATCAAGCGCGAACAAGAAGCAACTGTCACATAACCGCGAACGTGCGTTACCGACACGCCAAACCGCACTTTGTCGTGCGGGTAACCCACGTTCGGCGGTGATTTCATGACGACCCGTGAGGCCGCACAGGCGCTTCTCGAACAGTTGGCGGGACCGGCCGCCGTCCTGCGCGACGACCAATGGACGGCTATCGAGGCGCTGGTCGTCGGGCGGCGCCGCGCACTCGTCGTACAGCGCACCGGCTGGGGTAAGTCGGCGGTCTATTTCATCGCCGCCAAACTGCTACGGGAAGCCGGCCGCGGCCCGACGGTGATCGTGTCGCCACTGCTGGCGTTGATGCGAAACCAGGTGGCCGCCGCCGAGCGGGCCGGAGTGCACGCCGCCACCATCAACTCGAGCAACGTCGCCGATTGGGACGAGATCAACGAACGTGTGCACCGGCGCGAGCTCGACGTCCTGCTGGTGAGCCCGGAACGGTTGAACAATCCCGACTTTCGTGATCACGTGCTCCCCGCACTGGCCCACGACGCCGGTCTCGTCGTGGTCGACGAAGCGCACTGCGTGTCGGACTGGGGTCACGACTTCCGGCCCGACTACCGACGTATCCGCACGCTCGTCGGTGAACTCGGTACCGACGTCCCGGTGCTGGCCACCACGGCGACTGCCAACGACAGGGTCGTCGACGACGTCGCCGCCCAACTGGGTGTCGGCGGCCGGGACACGCTGGTGCTGCGCGGCGGGCTGGACCGCGAATCACTGCGGCTGTCGGTGGTCAAAGCCGGCAACCCGGCACAGCGGGCGGCTTGGCTTGCGGCACATATCGATTCGTTGCCCGGCTCCGGGATCGTCTACACGCTCACCGTTGCCCAGGCTCACGATGTCGCGTCGCTGTTGCGTGAGCAGGGCCACGAGGTGGCGGCCTACACGGGCGCCACCGAAGCGGCCGAACGAGAGCAGCTCGAGGCGGACCTGCTGGCCAACAAGGTCAAGGCGCTGGTCGCCACGTCGGCACTGGGCATGGGGTTCGACAAACCCGACCTCGGCTTCGTCGTGCACCTCGGTGCCCCGTCCTCTCCGATCGCCTACTACCAGCAGGTCGGCCGCGCCGGGCGCGCCACCGAGAGCGCACAGGTGATCCTGCTGCCCGGTAACGAGGACCAAGACGTCTGGCGCTACTTCGCATCGGTGGCATTCCCCTCGGAATCCATGGTGCGCAACGTGATCGGTGCACTGGACGCCGAACGGCCGCAGTCGACCCCGGCGCTCGAACCGCTCGTCGACCTCGGACGGTCCCGGCTGGAGATGGTGTTGAAAGTACTCGACGTCGACGGCGCGGTGCGGCGGGTCAAAGGTGGCTGGGTCGGTACCGGCGCGGCATGGGAGTACGACGAGCCGCGGTACCGGAAACTCGACGAGGCCCGCAAGCGGGAACAGCAGGCGATGCTCGACTACCAGGCCACCAACGGTTGCCGGATGGCGTTTCTGCGTAGCCAACTCGACGATCCTTCACTCACACCGGGCGAGCGCTGCGGGCGCTGCGACAACTGCACGGGCGAACACGTCAGCGCCGATGTCGATTCGGGCACGACCGAACAGACCAGGCAACGGCTCATGCGACCCGGTGTGGAGATCGCACCCCGCAAGCAGTGGCCGTCGGGATTGGCGAAGCTCGGCGTCGAGCTGAGCGGCAAGATCGCGGACGGCCCGGCGTCCGGACGCGCCATCGGCAGGCTGACCGATCTGGGCTGGGGTGCTCGGCTGCGGCGCGTGCTCGACGAACCCGACGGTGAGGTGACCGAGGATCTGGTCGCCGCCGCGGTGAAGGTGCTGGCGTCCTGGGATTGGGCCGAGCGGCCGACGGCGGTCATGGCGCTCGATTCCGACCGCCACCCGCTGCTGATCTCGTCGCTGAGCCGCGCGCTGGCCCGCCTGGGCAGGCTGACCGACCTCGGGACGCTGCGATACTCGCCGACGCGGCGGGCAGTGACCGCGGCGAACTCGGCCTATCGCGTCGCTGCGCTCGATGGGGCGTGGACGGCGCCCGATCGCGATCTCGTCGCATCCGCGGGCGGTCCGGTGTTGCTCGTCGACGACGTGGCCGACAGCGGGTGGACCCTGACGATGGCCGCCAGGGTGGTGCGGGCGGCCGGCGCGCCCGACGTGCTTCCGTTCGCGCTGGCCAGCACCAGCTGACGCCCGGTCAACTACCCGACACGTACCGCCATTACCGTCGGCGGGTGCCGATGCTGGTGCCACGCCCTTGGCCAAAACGCCGCATTGAACAGGAATTTGTTTAAGCCCGCACCGACATCGGTTACGCCATGAACAGCGACCGAGTGGTCGCACACTGAAAGGGTGATTCGATGAAGATGTCCGAGAAGACCGTGCGACGCGGCCTGTACGGCATGTTCGCCGGGGGTCTACTTGCTTTTGGTTCCGCTGCGATCGTGATGCCGGTGGTGAATGCCGAGCCCGCTCCGGGACCGGGTATGGAACCGAAGAACTGCAGCGTCAGCGCGATCGCCGACACCTCGCGCACGGTGTCGGAGTCCACGAGCACGTATCTGGCCGGTAACCCCGAGGCCAACGATGCGCTGACCAACATCGTGGAGCAGTCGCCCGCCGACGTTACGCAGGCGTTCCGTACATACTTCGCGGAGAATCCGCAGGTCCAGACCGAGCTGAAGACGATCAACCAGCCGGCCATCGACCTGGCGAGCCAGTGTGGCGTCGAGGTGACGCCCACCCCGATCACAGAGGCGCTGACTGACCTCTAATTGATTTCCCACCACTCACCGCGCCAGTACTCCACGCTGGCGCGGTGAGTGCTTTTCGGCGGCGGTGGGGCGTGACGCCGTTTCATATATGGAACGGGTCGGTCGATATATTGACTGCCGCGCGAATGCGCCCTAGCTTCAGGAGATGTTCTCGCAGCCGTGGCTCGACGCAATCGCCGAGGCGGAAAGCCTCGTTGCCGCCGCCCCGTTCGTCGAATCCGAAGCCGACCTGCTGGAGGGTCTGCAGTACCTGGCGGGTTGCATCTCGGGGTGCACGCATCTGGCGTTCGATCACGACCGCGACCATCCGTTCATGCAGTCCGGCACCGGGCCGTTCACGAAGATGGCGCTGGACAACCCGGACGCGATGTACTTCGGCACCTGGGTGCAGCCCGGTCATGAGTACGTCGTCACCGGCCGCCGGGGTACCACCACCGACCTCTGCTTCCAGCTGCTCGGTGGTGAGTACACCGACGACAACGTGCCGCCGAGCCAGCTGGCCTTCGACGACCGCGAACTCGATATCGACGCCGACGGAAACTACGAGTGGCGGATCGCCCCCACGAGTCCCTCGCAATTGTTGGTTCGCGAGGTCTACAACGACTGGTCAGCGCAGCGCGGCTACCTCAGTATCGCGCGCACCGACACTGCGGGGGGGTCCCCGCCGCCGCTGACCAGGGCGCTGATCGAAAAGCGCTATGCCTGCGCGGGTCAGCAGCTGGTGCAGCGTGTGAAGACGTGGCTGCAGTTCCCGCAGTGGTTCTACCACACGCTGCCGGTCAACACGATGAGCGCGCCACGGCTCACGCCCGGTGGTCTGGCGACGCAGTATTCGTCGGTCGGCCACTTCGACCTGACGCCGGATCAGGCGATGATCATCACGCTGCCTGTCACCGACGCGCCGTACCTCGGCTTCCAGCTGGGCAGCCTCTGGTACATCTCGCTGGATTACATCAATCACCAGACATCGCTCAACGGCACTCAGGCGCAGGAGGATCCGGACGACAAGATCCGGTACGTGGTCTCGGATGCGAATCCGGGTGTGACGAACTGGGTGGAGGCCTTGGGGCACCGCAAGGGGTACCTGCAGTTCCGCTGGCAGCGGCTCTCCCGTGAGCTCACCGAGGCCGACGGCCCGACTGTCGAGGTGGTCGACATCGACAAGGTCGCTTCCGCGCTGCCGTACTACGAGTTCAACAAGATTTCAGATGAGGACTGGCGAGCGCGGATTTCACTGCGTCAGAAGCAGATCGGCAACAGGATGGTGGCTTAGCGCTGGGGCTTCACCCCGCCAAGCTGGGAGCTGACCGCATCAGCGGTCTTGACCAGTGCGCGCGCACGCTCGACGATCTCATTGTCTGTCAACGCTTTTCCGATATGCATCGACGCCACCATCACCTGCCGCTGATAGTGGTCGTAGACGGGTGCGGAGATCACGCTGATGTCATGGCGCTTCCGCGTCGCGGAGCCGTTCTCGTCACGCAGATAAACCCGTTCGCCGATGTCGGACACCAATTCGCCCAGCAAGGCGCGCAACTCGTCGGGCAGGGTGCTCGACATCCCGGCCATCAAGGAATACAGTCGCCGCCCGCCGGGGGTCAGCCGCTCGACCAGATATCCGTCGTCGCGGCACCTGTCGATCACGCGGTTGAGCCGGTCCGAGTGCGTGCGCAGCGGGATCGTCGGTTCCTTGGCGAGCCAATTGCGTTCAGCTTCCTCGTCCCAGAGCACGAACATCAACC
It encodes the following:
- a CDS encoding IclR family transcriptional regulator, with product MYAAHVSAPESSGRASPPTDRVVRILDYLAGRPTERFGVSDLARRVGLSKPTCLGIVTSLADAGYLVRDAADKTYRLGPSLITLGHKAQESMRVSPAAREELRRLSARFGVTAALSGVIDDRITLLDLVAPAGTRPGVEVGQSYPFAPPVGLMFVLWDEEAERNWLAKEPTIPLRTHSDRLNRVIDRCRDDGYLVERLTPGGRRLYSLMAGMSSTLPDELRALLGELVSDIGERVYLRDENGSATRKRHDISVISAPVYDHYQRQVMVASMHIGKALTDNEIVERARALVKTADAVSSQLGGVKPQR
- a CDS encoding RecQ family ATP-dependent DNA helicase, translating into MTTREAAQALLEQLAGPAAVLRDDQWTAIEALVVGRRRALVVQRTGWGKSAVYFIAAKLLREAGRGPTVIVSPLLALMRNQVAAAERAGVHAATINSSNVADWDEINERVHRRELDVLLVSPERLNNPDFRDHVLPALAHDAGLVVVDEAHCVSDWGHDFRPDYRRIRTLVGELGTDVPVLATTATANDRVVDDVAAQLGVGGRDTLVLRGGLDRESLRLSVVKAGNPAQRAAWLAAHIDSLPGSGIVYTLTVAQAHDVASLLREQGHEVAAYTGATEAAEREQLEADLLANKVKALVATSALGMGFDKPDLGFVVHLGAPSSPIAYYQQVGRAGRATESAQVILLPGNEDQDVWRYFASVAFPSESMVRNVIGALDAERPQSTPALEPLVDLGRSRLEMVLKVLDVDGAVRRVKGGWVGTGAAWEYDEPRYRKLDEARKREQQAMLDYQATNGCRMAFLRSQLDDPSLTPGERCGRCDNCTGEHVSADVDSGTTEQTRQRLMRPGVEIAPRKQWPSGLAKLGVELSGKIADGPASGRAIGRLTDLGWGARLRRVLDEPDGEVTEDLVAAAVKVLASWDWAERPTAVMALDSDRHPLLISSLSRALARLGRLTDLGTLRYSPTRRAVTAANSAYRVAALDGAWTAPDRDLVASAGGPVLLVDDVADSGWTLTMAARVVRAAGAPDVLPFALASTS
- a CDS encoding hemophore-related protein; this encodes MKMSEKTVRRGLYGMFAGGLLAFGSAAIVMPVVNAEPAPGPGMEPKNCSVSAIADTSRTVSESTSTYLAGNPEANDALTNIVEQSPADVTQAFRTYFAENPQVQTELKTINQPAIDLASQCGVEVTPTPITEALTDL